CAATGTCAAGTAGGGGAATTTTGATAATATGGATTGAAGTGATGTGAAACGATTTATAGGAACTTTTGTCAATAATTCCTTAAGTAGGaattatagaaaataaagaTTCATAAGTTTGAACACATTACTCAGGATACATCTAATCATGATGAATTGGTAATTGTGTCATTCTGACCTTAATGTTGCCTGATATTTGCATCATTCTTGTCTCAACATAGAATGCTTTCTTATAAGTGATCATATCTATCAATGTTACTAGTTACTCCTGGCAAACCGTATTTTTATATCATTGGATACATATTTAATGTTACTATAGCTACCAAAATCTCTTGATTTTAAGTATTGATTTATGTTTCAACTTAACAATGCTTTATTTTAGggtttaattattgatttaataAATTCCATTTTAGGTATGTCATCtagatttaattgttttatcttcatttgttgTTGTCCTAATGTAGTACattgttcataaattttttaggtGCTAGGTGCCGCAATTAATGTGTATGCCAATAAACACAAGGAACGGCCTGACCGGCTAATCGACATGTTGACCAGCAGCCACAGGTTTGAGTCAACTTAAGCAAGTTGCTTggttttattgtatttaattgTCTCAAGGACCTTGAGAATTGCTATTGCTGTCAAATTATGTACTAATTTTGTGGCATGATTTCCTACATTAACAGATCCATGTCCATTGGAATTTTTTAAGAGATTGATATTGCATGACTTATTGTCTCTTCTAACTTATTTGTTAACAACCCCATTATGGGGTTGATCTTCTTTTCTTCCCCCtcactctttcttattttttttttttttaatttttaatttttaatttttaatttataacaaTATCAGAAACTTGAGATTGATATTTTAGCATTTGAAGGTAGCCTATGGTAATAGAGTTTGGGTGTGAAGTTTTGATATTTGTTGTAAGGAATGGTTGGCCTTCAATTTCAGAAATATATTGAAGAATGAAACTCATTGGTTTTGTGTACTTTGATTTTGTTGGTGTCAGTCCTCCCCTTATAAATTATGAATTGCTCCAAGTTCTTGACCACATTATTTACATGTTAAGCCTCTACTTCTCTATGCATATTTTGTGTTTGAGAATGAGATACTTGCTGTGTCTATAAAAGGCTAGTTTTTGCAACATTTGGCTTCCCAGCTGTAGACCTGTGGTTGTTTCATAATGGTCTATTGTTGACATTTGCCTGTGTTACTTTTCCATTAGCACTTGACATCTCTTTGATCTCTATTTCCAATAGGAAAGTATTGGCTTGTGTCATCTGTGGACGTCTGAAGACTGCCTTCCAAATAGCATCCAGAAGTGGAAGTGTTGCTGATGTTCAATATGTCGCCCATCAGGTATTGGTCCCAACCAACTGTATGTTTGTTTTGAGAATTCTTACACTATAATATTTTGccaatttggtttttttcttttgagtccagtctataatttttattagttcatTCTTCTTGCGTGGATGTAATTATTGAAGAAAGATGCACATAACTTTAGCCTTTCATTTTCTTGCTAGTTAATTGGTGAGTCATACCGCAATATCACAAACAAAGCAACcacaatatttgaatttatatatgcTATATGGTCTTTATGTCGGCTTTTCTTTGCAGGCACTCCATGCAAATGCACTCCCTGTCCTTGATATGTGCAAGCAATGGTTGGCTCAATACATGTAGTTTGGTATGTTGCGTTTCtgttaactaaaaaaattggtAACTACCCCGAATGAAATTTGAATTATAGTAACTTATTACTATTCTACTAACGGAAAATTTTTGTGGGGTTTGTATCATTTTAGGCACCGGAACCAGCACCGGCACCGGCACCGGCACTCTCAACATCCTCGGATATTGGAGTTTAATCCAATCTTAAGCTGGGCATTAGTTGATGAGAAATAGGAACACAGGAGAAGCCGTGGCACAAGCCCCAAGCTGAATTCTGCAACATATTGTTGTCCGATAGAAACTTCAATGCGCGACTGTTCATGATCATGAGGGGCAAGCAAAATCTTCGGCTGAAATGCGAGGTGTCATTGCAATGCCCTTCATATTTCATTCCGTGGAGGTATCAACAGGATAACAAGACTTCGGGGCATGAACAATTTTAAGTTATTCCTTGTACAAAAGTGCCCTTTTCTTCTGCTTCTGCCTTTTGTTTATCCATAATGTCTTGTAGGCTTGTAGATTTGCATTGTTTAGTAtcatatgagagagagagagagagagagagagagagagagagagagagagagagatggttGTTTCAtgcaatgaaaagaaaatttttttttgaaatgtgtttatatatatacatatatatggaaAAGCAGTCACGtttttcctatattttcattctgATTTTAGCGTAGATGCTGTTGGAGATAGTTGATGCTGTTggagataataataatttgaatgaCCCTAAAGTATATAAGCCTAAGTCGTTCTATCGGTTTAAGATTTTATACCTCGTTGGACTCATATTACATCTGTTTGCTACCCTATAGATGATAAAAGATTGGAACCATTGCTAGTCTAACAAACTAATGAGATGCGATTGACTAAAATTAGTCAtattttatcatcattatttgaaggaaaaaaaaaaatactcccccTCAAAACTATCTGACCTTCTCACCAACCAAATTATTGAATACAATCGACTTCGATTTCCACACGATACATTAATTCTactcaagagagagagagacacagAGCCTCTAATGCccaaaataattcaaacaatTTTCTAATTACCCCTcggtatttttaaaatttttaaaaaatagatatatatatatatatatatatatataaagagttaataataagagagagagagagagagagagagattgtgtTTGAACGTAGTCAACTGGTCTCCCACGTATGGCATCCATGCACCCTTTGTTCCTCCGATTCCCTCTCCCTCTCTAATCACATAGTTAATCACAAAGAGCTTCTCATGCATAACCGcacacatctctctctctctctctctctctctctctctctctttcactCCAATCAAAATGAAACCCTTCTCCGACGAAATCGACCTCCCTAAGCGCCACCGCCGCCGAGATCCCCACCTCAATGACGCCGCCCTCTCTTGCATGCTCAACACCGAACTCGGCGCCGTCCTCGCCGTCATCCGCCGCCCTTCAGACCTCCTCCCCTCCCCTGACGATTCCTCCTCCCATTCATCTCCTCTCCTCCACTCCCTCAAATCCCTTCGATCTCTCATCTTCCACTCCGATTGGCGTTCCCTCGATCCCTCCGCCTACCTCTCCCCATTCCTCGCCGTCGTTCAGTCCGACGACGTCCCCGCAGCCGCCACCGCCGTCGCTCTCTCTGCCATCCTGAAGATCCTCAGGCTCGACGTCTTTGATGAGCGCACTCCCGGCGCACGTGATGCCATCCACTCCGTCGTCTTCTCTTTAACTAACTGCCGTCTCGAGCGCACCGACGCCGCTTCTGAGGACTCCGTCCTCATGCGCATCCTccaggttcttcttcttcttcttcttattattattattattattattattattatttaaatcaataaGCCCTCTTGAGGGactaaaaattaatcatttaagACAACATTTTTAACTGGAAATGAGAGATTTGGGATGTCTGCATCCACAATCAgtaattcattattattttctccaagtttttcttttaataaacttTCACCAAAGAGTctgtaaaacataatttttaattattttttttttttttcaataaaactaaGTATAGTtgggctattttttttttgataaaaatgaaaaaatcacatttttattaaaataaaaaaatataaataataaacacaaataataaaaaaaaagataccaGAAATCTCTCACCATAGATGAAGAGGTACAACTTAGCTGAGGAAGGCCACTGTCTGATAACACAGAAAGAGTGATCTACTCTAGGGCTAGATTATGAgcttatatttttccttttataaccctaaattattagaattatatatatatatatatatatatatatatatttacatgcaCATACAGCACATCTctgcaaaaattttaattacaatggCCAACTGTCAGATGGCACACTATATTCATAACTTAGATACTATTTCTTATTTACGCAAACTGAATCAAAAAGtgtaatattatatgaaatttgTCAGCAGTTTTGATAAATGAGTACAaggattgattgattgattatattttataatgtacTACGTATTTGATGATGGCATGGAATGGACGTCGATCGAGTTCGagcttgatatatatatataggcataaATGAATTCATGATTTCAGTTGTTGGTGACGATGATGAAGGCGCGAGCAGCGATGCTATTGACCGACCACGCCGTGTGCACGGTCGTCAACACATGCTTCCAAGTAGTGCAGCAATCAGCCAACCGCGGCGACGTCCTCCAGCGCACCGCTCGGCACGCTATGCATGACCTCATCCAATCCATCTTCTCTCGCTTACCCTTCATCAAGACCCCAAACTTCGCCCCTGACCCTGACCGAGCATGCTCAGGCTCCGACGACGAAGATGTCGACGACCTCATCATCTCGGTGGAGTACGGGTCACGGTGCATGGTGGacatatttcattttctttgctCAATGCTGAATGTAGGGGAGGTAGTGGAGTCTGCTGATGGATTGGGTTCATTGAGCTCTGATGAGGATGTGCAGGTGTTTGCATTGATGCTTATTAACTCTGCTGTTGAGTTGGGTGGTGAAGGTATGGGGAGGCATACTAGGCTCCTTCGTATGATTCAAGATGATCTTTTTCACCATCTCATCCATTATGCCACTCGTTCTAGTCCTTTGGTTCTCTCCATGATTTGCAGCATTGTCCTCAATCTCTACCACTTTCTCCGCAGGTTCTGCTTTAATTTTTGGGTCTGTTGTTTGTTTGGTGCTCGATCATATATACTTTGTGATTTGGGTTGTTGATCTTGCAGCTCATTGAGACTTCAACTGGAAGCATTCTTCACTTATGTTCTCCTTAAGATTGCGGCCGGTGGCAACGGTGTTCATCTTCAAGAAGTTGCTATAGAATCCCTTGTTAGTTTCTGTCAACAACCCACATTCGTCGTCGAAATGTATGTGAATTATGACTGTGATCCTATCCAGCAGAACATCTTTGAAGAGGTCGGAAAGTTACTATGCAAGACGGCGTTCCCTTTGACTAGCCCAATGTCAGGGATGCAAGTTCAGGCCTTTGAGGGCCTCACTGCCATTGTCCGAACCATTGCTGACGGCACTGACATGGATATGCATGATCCACCTGACAAAAATGACTATAACATTGACATTACTGAATTTAAGCCATTCTGGCTTGAGAGACATGACTCTCAAGACAGTCCAGAGACTTGGGTGGATTTTGTGAGGATGaggaagctcaagaaaaagaagatcatGATTGCCGCAAACCATTACAACAGAGATGAGAAGAAGGGGTTGGATTTTCTTAAGATATGTCATTTGGTTGAATCCCCGCCGGACCCGGAGAGCTTCGCGTACTTCTTTCGCTACACCCCTGGGTTAGACAAGACCAAGATTGGAGACTATTTGGGTGATCCTGATGAGTTCAACCTCCAGGTCCTCAAGGACTTCACTGATACATTTGAATTCTCCGGTGTCATTCTTGACACAGCTCTCCGGACATATCTAGATGCATTTCGTCTCCCCGGAGAATCTCAGAAGATTCAAAGAATTCTTGAAGCATTTTCAGAGAGATACTATGATCAGCAGTCATCTGAGATCTTTGTCAGCAAAGATGCAGTGTTCATACTTTGTTACTCACTGATTATGCTCAACACTGACCAGCACAATCCACAGGTGAAGAAGAAAATGACTGAGGAAGAGTTTATTAGGAATAACAGAGCTATCAATGGCGGCACGGATCTTCCAAGGGAGTATCTATCAGAACTATTTCATTCCATTGTATCCAATGCTATCACATTCTTCGGCCAAACAGGACCTACCGTTGTTGAGATGAACTCTAACCGATGGGCCGACCTTATCAAACGATCGAAAAAAGTCGAACCTTTCATCCTATGTGACTTCAAGCATAAACTAAGTCGAGAAGTCTTTGTCTCCATCTCCGGCCCTTCTGTCGCTACTCTCTCAGCCATCTTTGAGCAAACAGATGATGAAGAAACACTACACGAATGTGTCGAAGCATTGATAAACATCGCTGGGATAGCTCGATATGGTTTGGAAGACATACTTGATGAACTCCTCTCCTGTTTCTGCAAGTTCACTACTCTGCTAAATCCTTATGCAACAGCAGAAGAAACACTCTATGTGTTCAGCAATGAAGTTAAGCCAAGAATGGCAACGCTTGCAGTGTTCACAATTGCTAACAAGTTTGGTGATTCCATCAGAGGAGCATGGAAGAACATGGTTGATTGCCTGCTCAAGCTCAAGAGACTCAGATTAGTCCCTCAATCAGTGATTGAAAATGACGAAATCCCTTCCTCTGAAACCGAGCTTTCGCATCTCCGTTCAGAGTCCGGTGTCATCTTCCCTTCATCACACCAAGCACTGAGCAGCAGCAAGCAAGTCTCAGGCTTGATTGGGAAATTCTCCCAGTTCTTATCACTGGACACAGAGTCCGATTCCATGCTCAATGTGGGAAGCCAATTTGAGAACAACCTCAAGATAATTCAGCAATGCAGAATTGGAAGTATTTTCAGAGAGAGCTCTAAATTACCAGATGATTCTTTACAGAACTTGGGAAGATCACTAATCTTCGCAGCAGGTGGTAAAGGTCAGAAATTCAGCACTtcagttgaagaagaagaaacagttGGGTTCAGTTGGGAACTCTTGGCCACCATCACCATTGCCAATATCCAAAGGCTACCAAACTTTTGGCCTCAGTTCCATGACTGCCTCACCGTCGTCTCTCAGTTTCCGCTCTTTTCACCCTGCCCTTTCGCCGAAAAAGCCATCGTCTCACTCTTCAAGATTGCTCTCAAACACTTCTCCTCTAATCCTAATTCTAATCAATTCAGTCCTGAAAAACAACAAATCGAAGATCTCATCTTCAAATCCATCAACCTCACTTGGAAGCTCGACAAGGAAATACTAGACACTTGTTGCGAGACAATCACAGAATCAGTAACAAAAATCTTGATTGACTTCCCAGACAATGTGCATACAACAATGGGATGGAAGACATTGTTTCATCTGCTTTCAGTCGCCGGCCGCCACCCGGAAACCTTCGATCAGGCTATTGAAGCCATCACTAAACTCATGACTGAAGGTACTCATATAACCCGGCATAACTACTCTTACTGCATCGAAGCCGCATTTGGCTTCGCCGCACTGAAGATTAGTCCACTGGAAATCAGCTCAAAAATGCTCGACTTGATGTCTGATTCTGTGAAGCTTCTTATACAATGGCACAAGTCTGGTTACTCGGATCCCGGCAGTGCTAGCATCTccagttcttcttcttcttcttcttctttaacaGATGAGCTGCCAAAATCAGGCAACATTGCAGCAAACTTGTTTGTAAAGCTTGCCGAAGCACTGAGAAAAACAAGCTTAGTTCGGAGAGAAGAGATAAGGAACCAGGCTGTGACGCTACTGCAGCGGTGCTTCGACGCTGCTGCTGATGAGCTGGAGTTCACTCCGGCGAACTGCATTGCTTGCTTTAACTTTGTAATATTTGCGATGGTTGATGATCTACACGAGAAGATGGTGGAGTACTCAAGGAGGGATAACtcggagaaggagatgaagagcATGGAAGGGACATTGAGGGAGGCAATGGAGCTTCTTGTTGGGGTGTTTTTGAAGCTTTTGGTGCCGTTGGCACAGAGTCCTGGGTTTAGGACGTTTTGGTTGGGAGTGTTGAGGAGGATGGATACGTGCATGAAGGCGGAGGGTGGTGGAGAGGAGATGGAAGGGGAGAGAGGACCGTTGCAGGAGTTGGTGCCGGAGTTGTTGAGGAGGATGATAGTGGagatgaaggagaaggagataTTGGTGCAAAAAGAAGGGGATGAGCTTTGGGATGTAACTAATATTCAGATTCAGTGGATTGCTCCTGCTCTCAAGGATGAGTTGTTCCCTGAGGATCTTTGAggcttttaattattttatttttttgggtgtaatttttaatttggtagtttGAGGAGGTGGGGTGTTTTTGTATAGTTgtgtatatttttattggttgtttttttgtttttatttttttatatgacttAGATCGTTTTGGTGATAtgtgatcaatttttttttgtttaaatttatgtgagttttatattttgtttgatattgaaAGAGAGggaaattttcaaaatgagggctttgtgtttttggattaacttgtaattaaaaattttgagaaattaaCTGTTGATAGACCCGATTTATTAGATATGTAGATAATCTTTTTCCCTAGCattggtttttaatattttttataaaaatatttaaaaagattaaGTAAATTCGACCACAGTGGGAGTCGAACCCACGACCTTTTGATCCGAAGTCAAACGCGCTAATCCACTGCGCTATGCGGTCATCTTTGattaaaatcacaaatttatttggTTAATACATCTACTTCGCATCAAAGGGGGTACTATTGTCTTTCCATGGTACAATTCACCAATCTGATTTCCTGATCGATCTCTCGCTCAAAATTCCCATTGTCACCACTGTGAATCCCTAATTCCATCCTGAAAGCTCGAAAAAGATCTCTAGTTCCAAAGCCCTCGAATTGGATTTCAGCAAATTTGGGTGATTTTTGGTAAACAGGAATGGTTTGATCTTCAATTCGACTGGTTCAAACTCGCTGTAACTTGAATCGAAGAGAAGATTGAGAAGAGCTTCGAATTCGAAGAGAAGCCATGTTCTATGGAGCTGTGGTTTGGGATCCATGGCTCATTTCGTCCCAGATCGTCTGTCTCCAGTGCTTGTACTACCTCACTCTTGGCTTGTTCATGTCCATCCTCGTGGGCACCCGTGTCTCTCGCATGACCCTTGTCTACTTCTTTGATTTCTCGACTCTCACTGCTTCCACGGCCACGGGATGGTGTGCCATTATTGCGTTCCTTCTCACCTCTCTCGCAGGGTAAtggaattctttttttttttttgtgctggATTTATCGATTTCACCATTTAGATTTGATTGCTAGGGTTGTAATTCTCAATTTACAATTCttaattttcaaattgaaattttttgttaGATAAAACAAGCTTACATTCTATCATGCGTGTAGCTTAGATTTGCTA
The Dioscorea cayenensis subsp. rotundata cultivar TDr96_F1 unplaced genomic scaffold, TDr96_F1_v2_PseudoChromosome.rev07_lg8_w22 25.fasta BLBR01000479.1, whole genome shotgun sequence DNA segment above includes these coding regions:
- the LOC120254505 gene encoding ARF guanine-nucleotide exchange factor GNL2, with the translated sequence MKPFSDEIDLPKRHRRRDPHLNDAALSCMLNTELGAVLAVIRRPSDLLPSPDDSSSHSSPLLHSLKSLRSLIFHSDWRSLDPSAYLSPFLAVVQSDDVPAAATAVALSAILKILRLDVFDERTPGARDAIHSVVFSLTNCRLERTDAASEDSVLMRILQLLVTMMKARAAMLLTDHAVCTVVNTCFQVVQQSANRGDVLQRTARHAMHDLIQSIFSRLPFIKTPNFAPDPDRACSGSDDEDVDDLIISVEYGSRCMVDIFHFLCSMLNVGEVVESADGLGSLSSDEDVQVFALMLINSAVELGGEGMGRHTRLLRMIQDDLFHHLIHYATRSSPLVLSMICSIVLNLYHFLRSSLRLQLEAFFTYVLLKIAAGGNGVHLQEVAIESLVSFCQQPTFVVEMYVNYDCDPIQQNIFEEVGKLLCKTAFPLTSPMSGMQVQAFEGLTAIVRTIADGTDMDMHDPPDKNDYNIDITEFKPFWLERHDSQDSPETWVDFVRMRKLKKKKIMIAANHYNRDEKKGLDFLKICHLVESPPDPESFAYFFRYTPGLDKTKIGDYLGDPDEFNLQVLKDFTDTFEFSGVILDTALRTYLDAFRLPGESQKIQRILEAFSERYYDQQSSEIFVSKDAVFILCYSLIMLNTDQHNPQVKKKMTEEEFIRNNRAINGGTDLPREYLSELFHSIVSNAITFFGQTGPTVVEMNSNRWADLIKRSKKVEPFILCDFKHKLSREVFVSISGPSVATLSAIFEQTDDEETLHECVEALINIAGIARYGLEDILDELLSCFCKFTTLLNPYATAEETLYVFSNEVKPRMATLAVFTIANKFGDSIRGAWKNMVDCLLKLKRLRLVPQSVIENDEIPSSETELSHLRSESGVIFPSSHQALSSSKQVSGLIGKFSQFLSLDTESDSMLNVGSQFENNLKIIQQCRIGSIFRESSKLPDDSLQNLGRSLIFAAGGKGQKFSTSVEEEETVGFSWELLATITIANIQRLPNFWPQFHDCLTVVSQFPLFSPCPFAEKAIVSLFKIALKHFSSNPNSNQFSPEKQQIEDLIFKSINLTWKLDKEILDTCCETITESVTKILIDFPDNVHTTMGWKTLFHLLSVAGRHPETFDQAIEAITKLMTEGTHITRHNYSYCIEAAFGFAALKISPLEISSKMLDLMSDSVKLLIQWHKSGYSDPGSASISSSSSSSSSLTDELPKSGNIAANLFVKLAEALRKTSLVRREEIRNQAVTLLQRCFDAAADELEFTPANCIACFNFVIFAMVDDLHEKMVEYSRRDNSEKEMKSMEGTLREAMELLVGVFLKLLVPLAQSPGFRTFWLGVLRRMDTCMKAEGGGEEMEGERGPLQELVPELLRRMIVEMKEKEILVQKEGDELWDVTNIQIQWIAPALKDELFPEDL